Genomic DNA from Chaetodon trifascialis isolate fChaTrf1 chromosome 19, fChaTrf1.hap1, whole genome shotgun sequence:
TGTGATATGAGTAAAGAGAGCATTTAAgagtttctgtctttccttgAACTTTAATTGCAGATAAAACGTGTCGTGAAAGGTAGAAGTTTGACATATTGGAACATACGCTTTGTCTCTCCCTTGCTGAGATTTAGATACAAGATCACTCCTGGAAGCCGCTCGCCTGGCTCCGGCCAAAGCTGTTAAATAAATCTATCTACCAGCACCTCCTAAAGAGCCAATAAAACGAATAAGATATAACCTcttaatttgtgagctttagatgtGCAGATGGGGAGATTttttgacagagccaggctagctgtctcCCCTTGTTTTAACCCtgtatgctaaactaagatcaTCAGCTGCTGCCTATAGATTCACATTTAATGGACAGAAATGAGAGTgttatcaatcttctcatctaacgcTCAGCAACaaataagcatgtttcccaaatTCCTTCTATACCTTTAAGAGATTGTATGCTCTTCAAAAGGAGAAAGCCAAATTAAAGACTATTTGATAACGACAGCAGATTGAAGGATTAAGTTAAATTAAATCTTCTCGCAGGGATGAaggaaaaatattgatttgtgtGATGTAATATCTGTACCTTTGGAAAGTACAGAAGAAAGTAACCACTCACCAGTTGATGAGCTGGTTTGTTTGCTTGGCTTTGTTTGCCTCTTGCAACATGTTGTCCTGACTCACTGCTGGGTACAAATATACTCAACGTTGTATAAAACCAAGTCTGTAATGAAGCACAGAAGGAAGTCTGCTGTGCCTTTCAGGTAGGATTATGGCTATATGATCAGATTTTCAGATTGTGGTTTCATTATTACATTTCTTGACACCCTGTATGACTCTGTCTCTCATACGTCTATGTGCTTCGTTTGTGTAGTGCTTTAAAGATGAACTTGTGGATACTCCTGACTTTCACTGCACTGGCTGAATGCCATTACCAAAAAAGAGGCACCCATTCCTGCCCAGACCTGTGCTCCTGTTCCTTTCCACCTTCAGGTGCTGAGGTGGTGTGCAGCCAAGGCTCCCTTACACATTTCCCTGTTCATGGCTTACCCTCCAACACCACTCGACTATCCATCCAGTCCTCAAACCTCAGCAGTATTACAGCCAGCCATTTGAGCGCTGTTCCCCTTTTAAACAACCTCCAGCTGTATCACTGCAACCTGACAAGCCTCCCCTCTGATCTACTGAAGGACGTTCCTCACTTGAACACGTTGGATCTGACGGGTAATCAGCTGGTCCGTCTACCTCCAAATGTCCTCAGCCATGCTTCACTTCGTAGTCTTGTACTGAAGAATAATCTGATTGAAAAAGCAGATGCTGAGTGGTTTAATGGGAACAGCAGCCTGACGTGGCTGGACTTGTCTGGAAACCGTTTAACAGGTGTGCCCGCTGCTCTGCTCCACAAACTGCCCAACCTGGAGACTCTAGACTTGAGTGACAATAATCTGCAAGATCTACAACCAGAAGCCCTGAGGAACCTGCGCCGCCTGGAGTCACTGAACCTCGCTGGTAACAAATTAAGCTCCCTGAAACCCACAATCTTCACCCACAACCTGAAACTATCCCAACTGTTTTTACAGGAGAATCAGCTCCGAGAGCTACCGGCGACCCTCCTCCAGGGTCTCCAACATCTCGAACTCCTGCTGCTCAATCAGAATCAGCTGCAGCatttcccctcagggctgcTGGATGACAGAAAATCCTCCTTCCAGATCATCTTAGCAGGAAACCCCTGGGTGTGCGATGAGAGGATGGAGTATCTGTGGAAGTGGCTCACAGTCCATCCtcaaaatgtcttgtttttggaGGACGTGACCTGCGCAGGTCCTGAAGTTCTTAAACATCGACAAGTGGTCTCTTTAACTGGTGCTGAGCTTGGACTTCAGAAGATTCAAAATTAGTGCTGAGGAGGTGGCACAGTGGAGTGGATATTTGCCTTTTGCCTTCTACATTCCACTAAAATCTTATGTGAAGTTGTATATTCTTCAGATATATTCAACTGTATTAAAAGCTGAATAAAACCTAATGATCCATTCTTTTATCTACTGCTTTCTGATGATCTCTCCTTGATCTCTCCATTGCTTGGATGTTGTCCAGCCCACTGGGTGGCGTAAGATGCTCAATAAATTCACAAAGCCATGGGATGAACAGACAGTGCGGCTCATTTAAGAGCCAATTTACTCAGTCGACCTCGATGCTAACATATTCTGATTAATGACATTTCTTTCTGCGAGGCACATAATCTCAATGTAAATGAATATAATACAAAGCACGGACAAACTAGATTTTTAATCACACTGTCTTAAAGGATTGAGGATGTTTTCTTGAGAAGGGCATTTAAGATTGTAGTCCAAAAAGATGcaactaagaaaagaaacactCTTTCCTCCGtccttgatgtgtttttcaggaTTCTTACGGTGAACGCTTTTTCCAACAGATCCGTCTCACTTGTTGTTGGTTGCATCACAGATTGCACCATTGTTTCAGTCgtgcctttttgtttttaatgatgttgaGAATGTGGGAGTGCGTGGGCAGTGCAATGGCTGAGTCTTGCAGATGACCTCTTCTGGATGTGTTtaaatgtctctctctttctctttctttaagtctcactctctctcatagtgtatatatgtgtgtgaatattttctcTATGCACACATAAGCCTTTATCACATTGAGTGCACCCCAAATGTAAGTTCTTACTCcaatgaaatatgaaacattGCCTCCTCTGGAGACTgttaattatgaaaatgaaacctTGTTTGTAAATGCTTCCCAAACAACGGACGGAAAACTTCAGAGGTTTGATGTATGCCTTTCATTCTGCCTCTCTGTATTGTATCCTGGAGGTTAAAGGTTGAGAAAGTGGGTTTTGTTCATCCAAATCCTGATTGCCTTTTATGAGAATTCCTTCGAGGTGGAAACATCTGTTGTGGGTAAAgtgaacaaaggcactcaccTCTCTCTGAGCAACTACTGCTGCTCTTTGGGCAAGACATTTAATCTCCATCTGCTCCCATGAACCCCCAAGGCTCTGATGTTTGTAGGTGTGTAATCGTGAGCTTTCCGTTCCTTCCCTCCCGAGATCAGTATGGAGGAATGGAGCCGGATCTGTGGCTCGCTGCTGTACTGTCAGCTAATGAGGACTGACTGACATCTGAAATCTAAAAGGTCAGTGGCAAGGTTTCCATGCACTTGAAAATCAGTGTAGCTCTCTGACTTGGTGCTGCAATTATGGAGACGTGATCGTTTTTGATAGGTGCTCATTAGCACACAACAGTGCAATAATTACTTGACATTTTTGTCATAATAAGCCAACGCAGAATGTCTCTGAATGTATATTTCTGGGTATTAAACTGAGTTGAGCTCTCTATAATGTTTTTATGCGTCATGTGAGGTGCAGTTTTTCATCAATCAGTTGACTATCAACTGTTAACTGTCTTCCATTTCTGAAGAatttccaaaatattttcacatgcgCTGCTCAGACAACTGGAAAACAGTGTATTCACAGCTCACATTTCAGTGCAAAATGAGCAGTTTAGTGCAAAATTTTGAATTTTTGTTAAGTAAATTTCAcaaactattgctttaaatGCAAGATTTGCCATTTATATTCTAATATTTGGCTTTaagaatatgaatatttcttcCACAGCTGAACATGACTTCTAGCA
This window encodes:
- the LOC139347274 gene encoding leucine-rich alpha-2-glycoprotein-like translates to MNLWILLTFTALAECHYQKRGTHSCPDLCSCSFPPSGAEVVCSQGSLTHFPVHGLPSNTTRLSIQSSNLSSITASHLSAVPLLNNLQLYHCNLTSLPSDLLKDVPHLNTLDLTGNQLVRLPPNVLSHASLRSLVLKNNLIEKADAEWFNGNSSLTWLDLSGNRLTGVPAALLHKLPNLETLDLSDNNLQDLQPEALRNLRRLESLNLAGNKLSSLKPTIFTHNLKLSQLFLQENQLRELPATLLQGLQHLELLLLNQNQLQHFPSGLLDDRKSSFQIILAGNPWVCDERMEYLWKWLTVHPQNVLFLEDVTCAGPEVLKHRQVVSLTGAELGLQKIQN